The Pirellulimonas nuda genome includes a region encoding these proteins:
- a CDS encoding DUF2200 domain-containing protein, with protein sequence MKRAYDHDQRIASMTFAFVYPHLLAKVEKKGRTKEELHQVIKWLTGFNEKALQKHIKDELTFEQFFHKAKLNPNAHLITGVICGYRVEEIANPLTQKVRYLDKLVDELAKGRKMEKVLRAG encoded by the coding sequence ATGAAACGCGCATACGACCACGACCAGCGGATCGCGAGCATGACGTTCGCCTTTGTGTACCCGCACCTGCTCGCCAAGGTCGAAAAGAAGGGCCGGACCAAGGAAGAGCTGCATCAAGTGATCAAGTGGCTCACCGGCTTCAACGAGAAGGCGCTGCAGAAGCACATCAAGGACGAACTAACCTTCGAGCAATTCTTCCACAAAGCCAAGCTGAACCCCAACGCCCACCTGATCACCGGCGTCATCTGCGGCTACCGGGTCGAAGAGATCGCCAATCCGTTGACGCAAAAGGTGCGTTACCTGGACAAGCTGGTGGACGAGCTGGCGAAGGGGCGGAAGATGGAGAAGGTTTTGCGTGCGGGCTGA
- a CDS encoding leucine-rich repeat domain-containing protein yields the protein MNPLPLKKSRSFRFSVLQMLSLVTLCCVAFAWMRYPIQQTSRELELAAEIEQIGGHVTWGGLTAGRGMTGRSYLGAIDLTSAVVTEKLLAEIGSLSELTHLNLNDTNITDLGLQHLSTLPRIKQLEVSGTNITDLGVRQLATLTTLEVVKLERCNITDDSLDAIGTLRSIWMLHVDETQVTDAGMGSLDGLTKLRTLGVRGTHLSDAGLQELDKHEQLEMVFVDGTAVTDKGIDELNSLLPNRPVLR from the coding sequence ATGAACCCCCTCCCACTGAAGAAAAGTCGTTCGTTTCGATTCAGCGTCCTGCAGATGCTTTCACTCGTCACGCTGTGCTGCGTCGCGTTCGCATGGATGCGGTACCCTATCCAGCAAACAAGCCGGGAGCTTGAACTTGCCGCCGAAATAGAGCAGATCGGCGGTCATGTCACGTGGGGCGGATTAACCGCGGGCCGAGGGATGACCGGCCGTTCGTACCTCGGCGCAATTGACCTGACTAGTGCCGTCGTAACCGAAAAGCTCTTGGCCGAAATTGGCTCACTTTCCGAGCTGACTCACCTGAACCTGAACGATACCAATATCACTGACCTGGGCCTTCAGCATCTTTCGACGCTTCCGCGTATAAAGCAACTTGAAGTGTCTGGCACGAACATTACCGACCTTGGTGTGCGCCAGCTCGCCACACTAACAACACTTGAGGTCGTCAAGCTGGAACGCTGCAACATTACGGATGATTCGCTAGACGCTATTGGCACACTCCGTTCGATTTGGATGCTGCACGTTGACGAAACACAGGTAACCGATGCTGGAATGGGATCGCTTGACGGACTCACAAAACTTCGGACGCTTGGAGTTCGAGGAACGCACCTGTCTGACGCCGGACTACAAGAACTCGACAAGCATGAGCAACTAGAAATGGTCTTCGTTGATGGCACGGCCGTGACAGACAAGGGAATTGACGAACTCAACAGCTTACTTCCAAACCGTCCAGTGTTGCGTTAG
- a CDS encoding sugar phosphate isomerase/epimerase family protein has protein sequence MPTHPIGIQLASLAAPLRRGLALASQLGADGVEIDLRTGLPAGDVSQTAARELRKLLADQNLKVSAAAFPTRRSLADPEELDRRIAALREATRAAARLGARVLVVRAGRIPSEDESDARQTLIHSLTAIASTGDREGVVIALETGHESPADLATLLDELPMGLVGADLHPARLLSGGHAPLEAAGALGPRIVHVHAADAVHDFAERRVVEVELGRGAVDFPEIVGALEQFDYRGWITIERRHATRPVEEIGDAVAFLRSLH, from the coding sequence GTGCCAACCCATCCCATCGGAATCCAGCTCGCCAGCCTCGCGGCGCCGCTGAGGCGTGGGCTCGCCCTGGCGTCGCAACTGGGCGCCGACGGCGTTGAGATCGACCTCCGCACCGGGCTGCCGGCCGGCGACGTGTCGCAGACCGCTGCCCGCGAGCTGCGCAAGCTGCTGGCCGACCAGAACCTCAAGGTCTCCGCCGCGGCGTTCCCCACCCGCCGGAGCCTGGCCGACCCCGAGGAGCTGGACCGCCGCATCGCGGCCCTGCGCGAGGCGACCCGCGCCGCGGCCCGGCTCGGGGCGCGGGTGCTGGTGGTCCGCGCCGGTCGGATCCCCTCAGAGGACGAGAGTGATGCGCGGCAAACGCTTATCCATTCACTCACCGCGATCGCCTCGACGGGCGACCGCGAGGGGGTAGTGATTGCGCTTGAAACGGGTCACGAGAGCCCCGCCGACCTGGCAACGCTGCTCGACGAGCTCCCGATGGGCCTCGTGGGCGCCGACCTCCACCCCGCGCGGCTCCTCTCCGGCGGCCACGCGCCGCTGGAGGCCGCCGGGGCGCTCGGCCCGCGGATCGTGCACGTCCACGCCGCAGACGCGGTGCACGACTTTGCCGAGCGGCGCGTCGTCGAGGTCGAGCTGGGCCGCGGCGCGGTCGACTTCCCCGAGATCGTCGGCGCGCTCGAGCAGTTCGACTACCGCGGCTGGATCACCATCGAACGCCGCCACGCCACGCGTCCGGTCGAAGAGATCGGCGACGCGGTAGCGTTCCTGCGGTCACTCCACTAG
- a CDS encoding DUF11 domain-containing protein, with protein sequence MSQAISYWKYGSMVLGATTATAGGVWGLLGIGVPTEPAAITAPADGDAPVAATGSGTAADALARGFAMATEPATLSSRSAGQDARYKPTPLAALPTLAEDEAPVARGQSPDPNDRYARASLASKPDGPQERDALGSQHRDALGSQQRYAFMPSDEPNPLRPAPEARPLAPADDAREAFEEPSADEVQPVRYDQPEASDAAAPPAGFSANPFARSADAAPAASAYGAAAPAGDAVPLPPMPGQAPGELQTIEPSEPARTFAEPAPQNALRAEPMPVATASPDAPAAFAAAAMSEPFAETAPPAEEPAPPMASLPMDAQPMEAQPMEAQPLESRPVPVEPMVPGPNSAESMGAGPLGAAPQPMQSHTPSASQLGDGKPGERALEGPQQPSLTIEKLTPAEVQVGSPAQFVIKVRNTGRRAAEDVTVTDQTPAGARLLATAPQAEASASGGLTWRLGTLSAGEEKTLTMELMPFEEGEIGSVASVRFAAQASARVVCTRPQLALRMTAPAKVLVGRQQVVTIELHNPGTGDAMNVELYEQVPENLRHAAGPALEFEVGTLKAGETRRMELVMTAEQAGRVTNVLTARADGGLEVDQRVEFDIVAPGLALALSGPSKRYLDRPGTYTVSIENPGTAATKDIQLAAYLPQGMKFVKANNLGEYDPAQHAVLWSLAELPEGGSGAVEVTAVPTAPGDLTLRVEGRAREGLSDESAQQVRVEGIAAIAFSVRDLQDPIEVGGQTGYEVRLTNQGSKAAMNVQVKAIAPAGLQLVSAEGPARHAIRGAEVVFEPIRSLEPQAEVVFQVVAQGATAGDQRMTIEVHSDDLQQPVRKEESTRVFGDE encoded by the coding sequence ATGAGTCAAGCGATCAGCTACTGGAAGTACGGTTCGATGGTGTTGGGCGCAACCACCGCCACCGCGGGGGGCGTGTGGGGCCTGCTGGGCATCGGCGTACCAACCGAGCCGGCCGCCATCACGGCGCCCGCAGACGGCGACGCCCCCGTGGCCGCCACCGGGTCGGGCACAGCAGCCGACGCCCTCGCCCGCGGTTTCGCGATGGCGACCGAACCGGCCACGCTCTCCTCCCGCTCGGCAGGCCAAGACGCACGCTACAAGCCCACGCCGCTGGCCGCGCTGCCGACGCTGGCAGAGGACGAGGCGCCCGTGGCGCGTGGGCAATCCCCCGACCCCAACGACCGCTACGCACGCGCGTCGCTGGCCAGCAAGCCAGACGGCCCCCAGGAGCGCGACGCGCTGGGCTCGCAGCATCGCGACGCGCTGGGCTCGCAGCAACGCTACGCGTTCATGCCCAGCGACGAGCCCAACCCGTTGAGGCCCGCCCCCGAGGCGCGGCCCCTGGCCCCCGCCGACGACGCACGCGAAGCCTTCGAGGAACCCTCGGCCGACGAGGTCCAGCCGGTGCGCTACGACCAGCCCGAAGCGTCCGACGCCGCGGCGCCCCCGGCCGGATTCTCTGCCAACCCGTTCGCCCGCTCGGCGGACGCCGCCCCCGCGGCTTCTGCCTACGGCGCCGCCGCGCCGGCCGGCGACGCGGTCCCCCTGCCGCCGATGCCCGGCCAAGCCCCGGGCGAGCTGCAAACGATCGAGCCGAGCGAACCGGCGCGCACTTTCGCCGAGCCCGCCCCGCAGAACGCGCTGCGCGCCGAACCGATGCCCGTGGCTACCGCGTCGCCAGACGCCCCCGCCGCGTTCGCGGCCGCGGCGATGAGCGAGCCGTTCGCTGAGACGGCCCCCCCGGCCGAAGAGCCGGCGCCCCCGATGGCGTCGCTCCCCATGGACGCCCAGCCCATGGAAGCTCAGCCGATGGAAGCCCAGCCGTTAGAATCGCGGCCCGTGCCGGTTGAGCCGATGGTCCCCGGGCCCAACTCTGCCGAGTCGATGGGCGCAGGTCCGCTGGGCGCCGCGCCGCAGCCCATGCAGTCGCACACCCCCTCGGCCAGCCAGCTCGGCGACGGCAAGCCGGGCGAGCGGGCGCTCGAGGGGCCGCAGCAGCCATCGCTCACGATCGAGAAGCTCACCCCCGCCGAGGTGCAGGTCGGCTCCCCGGCCCAGTTCGTCATCAAGGTGCGCAACACCGGCCGCCGCGCGGCCGAAGACGTGACCGTCACCGATCAAACACCGGCCGGCGCCCGGCTGCTGGCCACTGCGCCGCAGGCCGAGGCCTCTGCCTCGGGCGGCCTCACGTGGCGGCTCGGCACGCTGTCGGCCGGCGAGGAGAAGACGCTTACCATGGAGCTGATGCCGTTCGAAGAGGGCGAGATCGGCAGCGTCGCCAGCGTCCGCTTCGCCGCGCAGGCGTCCGCCCGCGTGGTCTGCACGCGGCCCCAGCTTGCGCTGCGGATGACGGCGCCCGCCAAGGTGCTGGTCGGCCGTCAGCAGGTGGTGACGATCGAGCTGCACAACCCCGGCACCGGCGACGCGATGAACGTCGAGCTGTACGAACAAGTGCCGGAGAACCTCCGCCACGCGGCCGGACCGGCCCTCGAGTTTGAGGTCGGCACGCTCAAGGCGGGCGAGACCCGCCGCATGGAGCTGGTGATGACCGCCGAGCAGGCGGGCCGCGTCACCAACGTGCTGACCGCCCGCGCCGACGGCGGCCTAGAGGTAGACCAACGCGTTGAGTTCGACATCGTGGCGCCCGGGCTCGCCCTGGCGCTAAGCGGCCCGAGCAAGCGGTACCTCGACCGCCCCGGCACCTACACCGTGAGCATCGAGAACCCCGGCACCGCCGCCACCAAGGACATCCAGCTCGCGGCCTACCTGCCGCAGGGGATGAAGTTCGTCAAAGCCAACAACCTGGGCGAGTACGACCCGGCCCAGCACGCCGTGCTGTGGAGCCTGGCGGAACTGCCCGAAGGGGGCTCCGGCGCGGTGGAAGTCACCGCCGTGCCGACCGCGCCGGGCGACCTGACGCTGCGCGTCGAGGGCCGGGCCCGCGAGGGGCTTAGCGACGAGTCGGCCCAGCAGGTGCGAGTCGAAGGGATCGCGGCGATCGCGTTCAGCGTGCGCGACCTGCAAGACCCGATCGAGGTCGGCGGCCAAACCGGCTACGAGGTCCGCCTGACCAACCAGGGATCCAAGGCCGCGATGAACGTCCAGGTCAAGGCGATCGCGCCGGCCGGCCTGCAGCTTGTCAGCGCCGAGGGCCCCGCGCGCCACGCCATCCGCGGCGCCGAGGTGGTGTTCGAACCCATCCGCAGCCTCGAACCGCAGGCAGAGGTGGTGTTCCAAGTCGTCGCCCAAGGCGCCACGGCCGGCGACCAGCGGATGACCATCGAGGTGCACAGCGACGACCTGCAGCAACCCGTGCGGAAGGAAGAGAGCACGCGTGTGTTCGGGGACGAGTAG
- a CDS encoding Uma2 family endonuclease: MSPLPKTSLSPTQYLELERAAVDCKHEFYRGEMFAMGGASRQHNRATVNLTGLIHAALRQSQCEVLGSDMRVKIDATGLYTYPDLTITCEKPEFEDQHLDTLLNPQVIFEVLSKSTEAYDRGKKFGHYRSLPSLKEYFLVSQDRPQIDRFSLGEGGVWQLNDASGLDASITVGSIDLVLPLREVYARVEFEAEEA; this comes from the coding sequence ATGTCACCGCTTCCCAAAACCTCCCTCTCACCCACCCAGTACCTGGAGCTCGAGCGCGCGGCGGTCGACTGCAAGCACGAGTTCTACCGCGGCGAGATGTTCGCCATGGGGGGCGCCAGCCGTCAGCACAACAGGGCGACGGTGAACTTGACGGGATTGATCCACGCCGCGCTCAGGCAAAGCCAATGCGAGGTTCTCGGATCAGACATGCGAGTCAAGATCGACGCCACTGGTCTGTACACCTATCCGGACCTCACCATCACGTGCGAGAAGCCCGAGTTTGAGGACCAGCACCTAGACACGCTGCTCAACCCGCAGGTCATCTTCGAGGTGCTGAGCAAGTCGACCGAGGCCTATGACCGGGGCAAGAAGTTCGGGCACTACCGCAGCCTGCCGAGCCTGAAGGAGTACTTCTTGGTCTCGCAGGACCGCCCGCAGATCGATCGGTTTTCGCTAGGAGAGGGCGGCGTCTGGCAGCTCAACGACGCCTCGGGCCTGGACGCGTCGATCACCGTCGGATCGATCGACCTCGTGCTGCCGCTGCGTGAAGTCTACGCCCGCGTAGAGTTTGAAGCGGAAGAGGCGTAG
- a CDS encoding DUF6580 family putative transport protein, translated as MPRTVLSNKLVSDALVFVLLVAIGVVGRLVQPDWNFNPIAAVAVFAGFWFGAPAAAMAVPMVAMALSNALLPGYDNLWVMLSVYAALLLPPAIGRLVRAAKTTPTRVAALATGCVAPAVLFFLVTNAAVWAFQSDYPKDAAGLGASYAAGLPFLARSMAADTMYTGLLFGSAALAGCFSLRSTARA; from the coding sequence ATGCCCCGCACCGTCCTTTCCAACAAGCTCGTCTCCGACGCCCTGGTCTTCGTCCTGCTGGTTGCGATCGGCGTGGTGGGCCGGCTCGTGCAGCCCGACTGGAACTTCAACCCGATCGCCGCGGTCGCGGTGTTCGCTGGCTTCTGGTTCGGCGCCCCCGCGGCAGCGATGGCCGTGCCGATGGTCGCCATGGCCCTCAGCAACGCGCTGCTGCCGGGGTACGACAACCTGTGGGTGATGCTGAGCGTGTACGCAGCGCTGCTGCTGCCCCCGGCGATCGGCCGCCTGGTGCGGGCCGCGAAGACGACGCCGACCCGCGTCGCCGCCCTGGCCACCGGGTGCGTGGCGCCCGCGGTGCTGTTCTTCCTGGTCACCAACGCCGCGGTGTGGGCCTTCCAGAGCGACTACCCCAAGGACGCCGCCGGCCTGGGCGCCAGCTACGCCGCGGGGCTGCCGTTCCTGGCGCGCAGCATGGCGGCCGACACGATGTACACGGGGCTGCTGTTCGGCAGCGCGGCCCTGGCGGGCTGCTTCTCGCTGCGGAGCACGGCGCGGGCGTGA
- a CDS encoding histone deacetylase family protein → MTLLYSSPRLLDHDTGDHPERAERLRAVSQRIGAEARFSSLPRPEWAPATPGAIAAVHGDRYVQEIDALAASGGGRPDPDTVVGPLSMEVARLAAGAACDAVGRVVAGEDSSALCLVRPPGHHALADAAMGFCLLNHAAIAARAALDAHGLDRVLIVDWDVHHGNGTQDIFYREPRVGFFSAHRAPFYPGTGAADQTGAGPGLGATSNLPVAFGTPRADYLRRFAGQLQTMADHIRPQLVILSAGFDSHREDPIGSLGLETEDFAELTRLVRGVADTHAGGRVVSLLEGGYNPPVLAECVALHLSELMR, encoded by the coding sequence ATGACGCTGCTGTATTCCAGCCCTCGACTGCTCGATCACGACACCGGCGACCACCCCGAACGCGCCGAGCGGCTGCGGGCGGTTTCTCAAAGAATCGGGGCAGAGGCCCGGTTTTCTTCCCTCCCCCGGCCAGAATGGGCGCCGGCGACCCCGGGGGCGATCGCCGCGGTGCACGGCGACCGCTACGTGCAGGAGATCGACGCCCTGGCCGCCAGCGGCGGCGGCCGGCCCGACCCAGACACGGTGGTGGGGCCCCTGTCGATGGAGGTCGCCCGGCTGGCCGCGGGCGCCGCGTGCGACGCGGTGGGGCGCGTCGTCGCGGGCGAGGACTCATCGGCGTTGTGCCTGGTCCGTCCCCCGGGGCACCACGCGCTGGCCGACGCGGCGATGGGGTTCTGCCTGCTGAACCACGCCGCCATCGCCGCGCGTGCAGCGCTCGACGCGCACGGGCTCGACCGCGTGCTGATCGTCGACTGGGACGTGCACCACGGCAACGGCACGCAGGACATCTTCTACCGCGAGCCGCGCGTCGGGTTCTTCTCGGCCCACCGCGCGCCGTTCTATCCCGGCACCGGCGCCGCGGACCAAACCGGCGCGGGCCCGGGGCTGGGCGCCACCAGCAACCTGCCGGTGGCGTTCGGCACGCCGCGCGCGGACTACCTGCGCCGCTTCGCCGGCCAACTGCAGACGATGGCCGACCACATCCGGCCGCAGCTAGTGATCCTCAGCGCCGGCTTCGACAGCCACCGCGAGGACCCGATCGGGTCGTTGGGGCTAGAGACCGAAGACTTTGCAGAGCTGACGCGCCTGGTGCGGGGCGTGGCCGACACGCACGCCGGGGGGCGTGTGGTGAGCTTGTTGGAGGGGGGGTACAACCCACCGGTGCTTGCGGAGTGTGTGGCGCTGCACCTGAGCGAGTTGATGCGCTAG
- a CDS encoding Nif3-like dinuclear metal center hexameric protein, producing the protein MTTVRQLCQSLEGAAPLALAEPWDNVGLLLGARDAPVERVMTCLTVTPATAAEAVRERAQLVVSHHPLPFRPLKTIVDDAPPGRLVLSLAAAGVAVYSAHTAYDSAVGGVNDQIADGLNLTDVLPLLESDAGVGSGRIGVCVEDSFAELCLAAARFFGIASLRTVGAGQDAVDRVAIACGSGGSLLEGAIAAGASAMVTGEMTFHDCLAAEAAGVGVVLLGHYASERFAMQSLAARLAAAHPELTVWASRDERDPLAAFTAS; encoded by the coding sequence ATGACCACCGTCCGCCAGCTCTGCCAATCGCTCGAAGGCGCCGCCCCGCTGGCCCTTGCCGAACCGTGGGACAACGTCGGCCTGCTGCTAGGGGCGCGCGACGCGCCTGTCGAGCGGGTCATGACCTGCCTGACGGTCACCCCCGCCACGGCGGCCGAGGCGGTCCGCGAACGCGCCCAGCTCGTGGTCTCGCACCACCCGCTGCCGTTCCGGCCGCTGAAAACCATCGTCGACGACGCCCCGCCGGGGCGCCTGGTGCTGAGCCTGGCGGCCGCCGGCGTGGCGGTTTACAGCGCCCACACGGCGTACGACTCGGCCGTCGGGGGCGTCAACGATCAGATCGCCGACGGGCTGAACCTGACCGACGTGCTGCCGCTGCTAGAGAGCGACGCCGGGGTGGGCTCGGGGCGGATCGGGGTCTGCGTCGAAGACTCGTTCGCAGAGCTCTGCTTGGCCGCGGCCCGGTTCTTCGGCATCGCGTCGCTGCGCACGGTCGGCGCCGGCCAAGACGCGGTCGACCGCGTCGCCATCGCCTGCGGCTCGGGGGGGTCGCTGCTCGAGGGGGCGATCGCCGCGGGCGCCTCGGCCATGGTGACCGGCGAGATGACCTTCCACGACTGCCTGGCTGCGGAGGCCGCCGGGGTGGGCGTGGTGCTCCTGGGGCACTACGCCAGCGAACGCTTCGCGATGCAAAGCCTGGCCGCCCGGCTGGCCGCGGCCCACCCGGAGCTCACCGTGTGGGCGAGCCGCGACGAACGCGACCCGCTAGCAGCCTTCACTGCTAGCTAG
- a CDS encoding DUF4430 domain-containing protein — protein MNEPRDPSVRLVCAFSAVLLGLIAWYGWANVRSQAPAAPRGGDTVANGPVALESVALEIDAGAGPPVVREIPWRAGMTALDQLKQATQVEVLHGGSSAFLRSIGGLDNQGAAGRNWQFWVNGRFGEASAGATPLAPGDRVLWRFALSE, from the coding sequence TTGAACGAACCACGCGATCCTTCGGTGCGGCTTGTCTGCGCGTTCTCGGCGGTGCTGCTAGGCCTGATCGCCTGGTACGGCTGGGCCAACGTCCGCTCACAGGCCCCCGCCGCGCCACGCGGGGGCGACACAGTAGCGAATGGACCGGTCGCCCTAGAATCGGTCGCCCTAGAAATCGACGCCGGCGCCGGACCCCCTGTGGTCCGCGAAATCCCTTGGCGAGCGGGCATGACGGCGCTCGATCAGCTCAAGCAGGCCACACAGGTCGAGGTGCTTCACGGGGGGAGCTCGGCCTTCTTGCGGTCCATCGGCGGCCTGGACAACCAGGGCGCCGCGGGCCGGAACTGGCAGTTTTGGGTCAACGGGCGGTTCGGCGAGGCGAGCGCCGGGGCCACGCCGCTAGCGCCGGGAGACCGCGTCTTGTGGCGGTTTGCACTCAGCGAGTAA
- a CDS encoding DUF58 domain-containing protein, whose protein sequence is MPFLWTLLAVAAALLGLARLGSVYPHRPLVAALYLPAVLAVALLRWPEMWPAVALVDAAIGIAALVDVFSLPRARDFACERRVGLIASLGKHHPVTLTLSNSSATGRPVWVCDGAESDLNADPSRFTVVLPPLSRSVLRYQLRPARRGKFLIEAVYLRGLSRWGLWQRQLRLPCQSRVDVYPDLKQLGEYALLARTNRLSLMGVRRTRRIGQDNEFERLRDYTPDDNYRHIDWRSTARRNKLTVKDFQSSQSQRIIFLVDCGRMMTGEAAGVSLLDHALNAALLLSFVALRQGDHVGLVCFSDRIHSFIPPKGGREQMNRLLHAAYDRFPAMVESRYDEAFSHVARHVRKRAMVVLITNLIDDVNADQVEARLANLSGRHLPLAVLLRDRSVFSAVEAVEPALEAAGAGRDTPLRPGELSAAGLLEDGPLFRAAAAADVLLWRRRQIARLESSGVLMVDAFPEDLTAPLVNRYLEVKARNLL, encoded by the coding sequence ATGCCCTTTCTTTGGACACTGCTGGCCGTCGCCGCCGCGCTGCTGGGGCTTGCGCGTCTGGGGAGCGTCTACCCCCACCGGCCGCTGGTTGCGGCGCTCTACCTCCCCGCGGTGCTGGCGGTGGCGCTGCTGCGGTGGCCCGAGATGTGGCCCGCCGTGGCGCTGGTAGACGCGGCGATCGGCATCGCGGCGCTGGTCGACGTGTTCTCGCTGCCGCGCGCCAGGGACTTCGCCTGCGAGCGACGCGTCGGGCTGATCGCTTCGCTCGGCAAGCACCACCCCGTCACGCTGACGCTCAGCAACAGTTCGGCCACCGGCCGGCCGGTGTGGGTGTGCGACGGCGCCGAGTCCGACCTGAACGCCGACCCGAGCCGGTTCACCGTGGTGCTGCCCCCCTTGAGCCGGTCGGTGCTGCGCTACCAGTTGCGCCCGGCCCGGCGGGGGAAGTTCTTGATCGAAGCGGTTTACCTCCGCGGCCTGAGCCGGTGGGGGCTGTGGCAGCGGCAACTGCGGCTGCCGTGCCAGTCGCGCGTGGACGTCTACCCCGACCTCAAGCAGTTGGGCGAGTACGCCCTGCTGGCCCGCACCAACCGGCTCAGCCTGATGGGGGTCCGCCGCACCCGCCGCATCGGCCAGGACAACGAGTTCGAACGCCTCCGCGACTACACCCCCGACGACAACTACCGGCACATCGATTGGCGTTCGACCGCGCGGCGCAACAAGCTGACCGTGAAGGACTTCCAGTCGAGCCAAAGCCAGCGGATCATCTTCTTGGTCGATTGCGGGCGGATGATGACCGGCGAAGCGGCCGGCGTGAGCCTGCTGGACCACGCGCTCAACGCGGCGTTGCTGCTGTCGTTCGTCGCGCTGCGGCAGGGGGACCACGTGGGGCTGGTCTGCTTCTCCGACCGCATCCACAGCTTCATCCCCCCCAAGGGGGGACGCGAGCAGATGAACCGGCTGCTGCACGCCGCGTACGACCGCTTCCCGGCGATGGTCGAGAGCCGATACGACGAGGCGTTCAGCCACGTCGCCCGGCACGTCCGCAAGCGGGCGATGGTGGTGCTGATCACGAACCTGATCGACGACGTTAACGCCGACCAGGTAGAGGCGCGGCTAGCGAACCTCTCCGGCCGCCACCTGCCGCTGGCGGTGCTGCTGCGCGACCGCTCGGTTTTCAGCGCGGTAGAAGCGGTCGAGCCGGCGCTCGAGGCCGCCGGCGCCGGGCGCGATACGCCGCTCCGCCCCGGCGAGCTGTCCGCCGCCGGGCTGCTGGAAGACGGCCCGCTGTTCCGCGCCGCGGCCGCGGCCGACGTGCTGCTGTGGCGGCGGCGCCAAATCGCCCGGCTCGAGTCGTCTGGGGTGTTGATGGTCGACGCGTTCCCCGAAGACCTGACCGCGCCGCTGGTAAACCGGTACCTGGAGGTGAAAGCGCGGAACCTGCTGTAA